A stretch of the Drosophila sulfurigaster albostrigata strain 15112-1811.04 chromosome 2L, ASM2355843v2, whole genome shotgun sequence genome encodes the following:
- the LOC133845095 gene encoding large ribosomal subunit protein uL15, whose product MSNIKRKKTRKLRGHVSHGHGRIGKHRKHPGGRGNAGGMHHHRINFDKYHPGYFGKVGMRNFHLRRQHKFRPEINLDKLWSLVGAEKFAELEKEKSTKAPVIDLVKFGYYKLLGRGHLPARPVIVKAKYFSKKAEDKIKKAGGVCLLSA is encoded by the exons ATG TCGAATATCAAGAGGAAGAAGACCAGGAAGCTCCGTGGTCATGTGAGCCACGGTCACGGCCGTATTGGCAAGCACCGCAAGCATCCTGGAGGTCGTGGTAACGCTGGTGGTATGCACCACCACCGCATCAACTTTGACAAATACCATCCTGGTTATTTCGGCAAGGTTGGCATGAGGAACTTCCACTTGCGTCGCCAGCACAAGTTCAGGCCAGAAATCAATCTGGATAAACTCTGGTCTCTGGTTGGAGCTGAGAAGTTCGCTGAgctggagaaggagaagagcACGAAGGCGCCAGTTATCGATCTGGTTAAATTC GGCTACTACAAGCTGCTCGGTCGCGGTCACTTGCCCGCCCGCCCCGTCATTGTGAAGGCCAAGTACTTCTCAAAGAAGGCTGAGGACAAGATCAAGAAGGCCGGTGGTGTCTGCTTGTTGAGCGCCTAA